The region CATCTGATCGAGCAAACGTTCTGTCACACTGAGTGCATTTGTAAGGTCTTTCTCCAGTATGTGTCCTCTGGTGCTTTGATAAGTGAGCATATTGACTGAAGCTCTTCCCACAAACTCTACAGTTATAAGGCTTTACTCCCGTGTGAACTCTCACGTGAACTCTGAATTGACGTCGATCAGAAAATCTCTTTCCACAGTAAGAACAgaggtaaggtttctctccagagtGTGTTCTCTCATGGACTACCAGGTAAGAATTTTTAGGAAATTGTTTATCGCAGTGTGAGCATTGATAGGTTTTTTTCTCAGAGTGTATTTTCTGATGTGACTTCAGAGAATCTAGTTGTACAAAGGTTTTCCCACATTCGGTGCACTGATACAGTCTCTCTTTTTTGTGCAAACGGACACAGTGTTCCTTCAGATGGGATCCGTGTCTGAATCTcttctcacagtgaggacactTGAACGGTTTCTCTCCTGTGTGTATTCTCCCATGAATAACAAGATTTCTTTTCGTTCTGAAACACTTGTTACATTCACTGCATTGAAAAGGCTTTTCATCATTGTGTCTCTTTATGTGAGTCTTTAGAAGAGAAGGTACAAAGAAAACCTTCCCGCACTGATCACAGTGAAACTCCTCCTTTCCTGTGTGCACTCTTCTCTCATGTCTTGCTTTTGAGGTAGAAGCCGCTTCTCCATCAGAAGATGAAACACTGTTCGCATCTACATAGAATTAAATAACATCATTGGCTAAGTTCACACCACAGCAGAATACAGTTATCAGTCCTGTTTGGATGTTTGGTTTATCAAGTttggtttaaaaaacaaaacaataaaactctTCTCAAAGTAACTACCTGCAGTTTTCAGTGAGTTTGGTTGATCTGTGTTGTATGGACTTAACCACAGTCAACAATAAGGCTGAGAAATATAAAAATGGAATATTTAtggaatttaagataaaaatgcactttCAAGTGCAAAAACGTTTCAAAGTCTCTGATTAGTGTCCTAATAAACACCCTAAAAAATCTGGTGATCAATGATCTCTTGTAGCTTTTGTCCCTAACAGAAAGTCTTTAAAATAAGGATTTAATATACACGCATTCTGAAAGTATTCAAACCCcttcatttaattcacattttgttatgttgcagcctgatgctaaaatgcattaaattattttattttccaaatcaatatgcactccataccccataatgacaaagcaaaaaccagattttttaaaactttgcaaatgtattaaaaagtaaaaactgaaaattcacactgacataagtattcagacccgtTGCTGTGACACTTGAGATTtatctcaggtgcatcccatttctcttgatcatctttgagatgtttctacactttgattggagtccacttgtggccaattcaattgattggacatgatttggaaaggcacacacctgtctatataaggtctcagagccgaaaatgcatatcagagcaaaaaccaagccatgaggtcaaaggaactgcctgcagagctcagagacaggattgtgttgaggcacagatctggggaagactaCAAAAAgttttcagctgcattgaaggtttccaagagcacagtacacataattcttaaatggaagaagtttggaacaatcaggactcttcctagagctggccgccctgccaaactgagcaatcagggagCCTTGGTAAAAGTGGTGATCAAacacccaatggtcactctggttgagctccagagatcatgtgtggagatgggagaaacttgcagaaggacaaccatcactgcaacactccaccgatctgggctttatggcagagtggccagacggaagcctctcctccaGTGCAAGAaacatgaaagcccgcttggaatttgcacaaaaaaaacaaaaagcacccAAAGGACTCTCAAACTGTgggaaacaagattctctggaaaCCAGTCACCGCTCATCacttgcgcaataccatcccaacggtgaagcatggtgaaGACAGCATCATGctctgggggtgtttttcagcggcagggactgggggactagtcagggttgaaggaaagctaaatgagcaaaatacagagatatccttaatgaaaacctggtccagagcgctcaggacctcagactgggctgaggtttcaccttccaacaggacaatgaccctaagcacacagccaagacaacgcaagagtggcttagggacaactctgaatgactgtgaatgtccttgagtggcccagccagagcccggacttgaacacaatcgaacatctctggagagacctgaaaatggctctCCACTcgtcccatccaacctgacagagcttgagacgatctgcagagaagaatggcagaaaatccccaaatccaggtgtgcaaagcttgtctcatcatacccaaaaatacttaaggctgtaatcactgccaaagctgctttaagtactgagttaagggtctgaatacttatttcaatgtgatatttcagtttttctttttaataaattttcagttatcaaaaatctgttttttgctttgtcattatggggtttggagtgtagattgatgtgaaaaataaataattttaacattttagcataaggctgcaacataacaaaatgtgaaaaaatgaaggggtctgaataactTGAGAGCACTCTAATTAAAATTTTGGTAATATTAAagtgaaaaattaaaatatactttctcagccctgttgacagccccaGAGAACAACATGCAAATAAGACACATGAAGAACTCCTGTCAGATAGTAATGTAAATATTATGTAACTTTTAAAACATGGCAGAAATGGTGTGAATAGTGGCATtgagcctcattcatgaaactcaGGCTGCTGGCTTTCTCTCAGATTTCCACCACGAGATACTTCGGTCTTGGAAGCAGCTGTATATGGCCAGCAATACAAGACTACCCTTCGGTCCCACCCAAGAGCAATGGTGACCCAACTCTCCCCATCTATGGTGGCCACGTGGAAGTCGAGGCCTGTGCTCCCCTCAAAGCCCTGCAGTGACATCAGCTATGCTCAAAGCATACATGGCTTTGTGCCAAGTTATGTCACTGCTACACATTCTAGCAGTCTTGCAAGCCTACCAGGTGGATTTTATGACGGAGTTGGCTGGACATAGAGGCTGTAAATGAATTATGTCAAGCCTCAATTTGTTGCTGAGTGAGACCAAACACACAGCTCAGTCTGTAGGTTGTAACATGGTGGTCATCGTGGCAGCAGAGCGCCATTTGTGGCTCAACCTCACAGACATCCATGACAGCGACAGTGCTTTCAAACTGAATGCTCCTGTGTCGCAGGCAGGACTTTTTGGTGATGCTGTACAGTCAATGGTGGTTCCAAGTAAGTTCCAAGGTACTAAAAAGCAATCAGCCACACTACAGTAGATTCTTCCATGATGGGCTAGGGAGTCCATTACAGTATCTGTGCGATCTCGCTCTACATCCTCATAGTGCTCAAACAGCCTCAATATAGAGTAATGTATACAAACTCTGCACCCAGTCGTTAAGACTGGGGTCCGCAAACCCTCAATACTTCCACCGTTCAGAGGACCATGCTGGATGCACTAGCCGAAACGCACCTGATGTACCCAACagggtgagcccccattcagtggAAACTGCCGAACCGTAAAAATGCATCCATCTTTCCCGTTTCCCATTTGTCCTGTCGAGACAACTTTGCTGCTTATTGTGCCTCAAATGATCAACTATTGCCCCCAAACTCCAGCTCAGTTTCCTCTTGAGATTACACAGGGGAGCGAGCAATGACACGTCAACACACAGTCTGCCTCTGCTTCCTCGCCAAGGTGCCAAAAGCAGGCGAGAAAATGAGCAATGTTCACAAGTACATTGTCACAAGCACTACACATAACATATAGGGACAGTTGGGCAGAAccaaagtattttaaaatccCCAGTTACCAAATAAAGTCTCTCCCTGTTTAAACCAGAGATAAACATGCTACCcgctacaaaaatatttttaaaacatcttcAATTAGCCGCAGTGGCGAGAGCACAGATATCTCTTACCTTCGTCCCAGTGCGTGTAGTGCAGCTGCCAAAAATAAGCCAACAGTGCCATCATTTGGTTATTTCTTGTCATTGCAGGGAAAATCAAATTTTCTCTTCAATACAGCCAATGTCAGCCCATTGTCTGCTTGGCAGCATTTGCCAATGGTTTCGATCTGTGCTTTGTACGATAAAGCACGGATATGTCATTCAATTCAGGTGCAGACCCTGTATTCAGTGGAGTTCTTTCTTATTGCTTATTTTCACATTCAGATCACGCTTTCTGAGATTCACTTTTTTTCGGAAGGGGCATTCCCAATGCGTCAGCTCCTGATGCAGAGTCTCATTCCCTACttagggaaccagggttacatgcCTAAACCATTTTACCAATGATGCTGGTGATGTGCTCAACAGAACCAgggaaggttaatggtggtggacatctaCTGTACCTACCAGtgtaaactgattttttttacactaaagcttcatgtcaaaccatttttattgacctcaaCCTGATGACAGcaagttcctcactttctttgaaaAGCTATTGTGTTTGCTAAATCTAAATTTTACGATGtaaatgcacttcattcatagaAACGATTTCATTACTGTTTCGCATAAAAGTTAAAAGCATTTACtagagtctggtgccttcctgaTATAGCGTTTTCATGGGTGTGGATTATGATAAATGTTGAATGATCGTGCACATGCCCCctatttacaaatgtttggatTTCACAAGGGGTGTACACAGTGTTTGTGAATCCGGAGGACAGTATttgggaaggtccattttacatCTAAATTACTCCCAAATTATTCATATATTTACAAAGGTTTGATGAATGAGGCCCGTTGTGTGTTCTGAGAGGAAGATAAAACTCATGTCAAGTCTTTGGGTGCAGGAGGAGACAATTATGATGGAAAATTGAACTGATCAAAAATGGAAGAAGAGTTTCTGACAACAAATCTGGATGAAATCAGCAAGACACAAATTAATGCTACAGTCCATTTTAATGAGCAAAAAtagagaaaataatgaatttattgcTGCATTCATGTTGCTTACCAAGGCACATTTAAGAGCCATTCTTGTAAATTCTACCTAATGGTGAAGATATCACAACAACCAGTGAATAATTAGTTTGCAATGGCAACCACTGTTGGTCATATTTAGAGTTAGAGGTttttaaaaacagcattaaagaaagaaacatacctgaagaGATAAAATCGTCGTCATCATCGTAACTGTCATGTTGaataacatcatcatcatcttcatcatgaTCATGTTGAATAAGATCATCATCGTTATCATCATGTTGAAtaacatcatcatcttcatcatcttcatcgtGATCATCGTGTTGaataacatcatcatcatcatcatcatcatcttcatcgtgATCATCATGTtgaatatcatcatcatcatcttcatcatgatcatcatgttgttcctctgctgtggtttctcctctcatctccatcaggttcctgcagtccagcagcttcactgaacacatcttcaatggtatctgcagcatctgttgttctccagcgttacagacagaagccagagactctgtggaggtttgatcaccctgattactgtcacacacactctcctgagtGTCAGTATAACAGAGTAAAGTGAGGCTGAGCtctgagtcctgtgtgtctctggatctctgttcagatcTCTGATCTCTGacgctccacactgaatcctgacattctgtggaggtcccatcagtcacacacactgaagattgacaggaaaccttctccagctcctgacaaacacaacacaatcactgtACTGACTCATCTGGACTCTTGATATATTTAACAGCTGTACAAACCTCTCCGTTCAGTGGATCTCCTCTTTCCCTCAGCTTTGCCTCCAGTAACgccacctctttcttcagctgagagatttctgtcatcaaatcatcaatatccagcatggacagatcagttcctactgatttacagcacATCAAATCCACCTGCAAACTCATCTTCAACATCTCAACACAAAAACTCAATAAGACtcctgaaacaggatatttaaagCTCTTgtcaaaacaaagagaaaacgTTTGGTTTGCTGTCATGAAAGAGAGGAAATCATCAAGAATAGAAACAGATAAGTGACATAAATGTATGAAAGACGCAGCAGCTGAACATCTAAACAAACTGTGAGTTCTTCTTTCTTTGTTTAGTGAGTTTACCGGCGGACTAAAGAGCTTCATACCGACTCCTGCTGGACTGGAGACACAACACAATCAACACTAGATTCAGCAGGAGGATCTCAGAAACATCTTGTAAAGATCATTGTTGAATCTTGTGAATATTAACATTAGCCTACCTTTATTATTTGACCTGCTCTTTCTCTGAGATTGAAGATGCTGGACATTTTTTGGTAACACTATAAAAAAAGGTTGCATTTATGATTTATTAATTtcaattcaattattttattgGCATAATTGtgattacatacaatattgccaaagcctTAATACAAGAGTAATAACAAGAAAAAAGGGAGGATAATAACAATCaagcaaaaacaaataacaataaaaacagaattaaaataacattaaataactacattagttaccatggactaacaatgaacaatacttttacagcaactatccttttaaaatgcTTTACAATCAtgaatatgtataaaatcatgaccactcacatgagatgaggactctagtcatatcagcaaccttataaaagctgttttatactacatggggcaggggtgctctcatgggggctgccattttagaatcacatgaccagctgaatactactcgcttaatctcagtaaccatcttgttactggacactttcactcttggattaaatgaatcatggctgactgtgaatagtcaTAGTcaatttcttcaatggcatctctaactattgattttgaatgatgctgcatccaacatgacaaacaaaatgttactaagtgcacctttaattcataGAGAACTAACATGCATTAACACATTCTTAAActattaaagattaataaatgctgtaacataATATAGTTTGTTGTTAGCTCATGATCCCGAATTTTCCAGTGTTAACAAATGcagtcttattgtaaagtgttacctacgTTTAATTGAGAATTATGCTGATAAAATAATTGAGAATAATAAAACCGGGCATTGTACTGGGTAATGAGAATGCAGTAGTTGACCTTTACTGTAATTCTCAAGACAAAGACAGTTTCAGTCCTGTCAAATATATACACTTGTCATCTAACTAaatgagagacttcagaagacatgacgtcAAGGGAACACAGTGAACGATGCTTTGTGATTTTTACGGTGCATTCTGCACCGCTATGCATCACtttacacattattaaaacctgacttgtattacacatagctTACTGATATTGCCATTACCGTTtgttcatgctgaagagccagaGAACAATGGCTCCCCCAGCttagcctggtttctcccaaggttattttttcctTCACTAATTAACATCTTATAAAGTTTAGGGTTCCTTGCTACAGTTACTTTTGGCTTGGTCTCTGGGCTTAAAGGCAAAGACATTAAAGCATGACTTTCTATACAGCTGTTCACTGGACTTAACTTCTGGGAATTGTTTTGAAGTgaatgtttcagtgcactggaatgattttgcgATTGGGACACCCCTagaaatggctgactccctgGTAAGTGCCCTGACTACTAAACTAGGGAGCTAATTGAGACACACCCAATGTCTTCACACTGGTTCAATTGATGTAAAATAGCAAACACATTTTTAGCAAGTTTAACAAATGTAATCAAAGTTATTACcttaacacaaaataaattttacTTCGGTTACAAGTTGTagataagtaaggaataattgagaatggaccattgaattattgaaaaataatgcacaccagaGGGTGTATTGCGGTCACaactcgggtgtgcattatttttcaataattcaatgggatGGAGTCAATTatcccacttataccatggttaccacaccttcagggttcagggttttatctcaagacattttctggttttcgtccctaaaatgcaCTTGTGAGTGGaactttcttccgccacggattcagcgtcttgctctgatacagctcaagccttcgttgctagttcaaaaaaatcactttagaactagcaactgAGGATAgagaggcttgcgctgctttactggagtaCTTACTGGAGTAACAGGTTAGTATGTTGGTATCGAAAGTGAGAAGCTCAGAAACAGAGAGATCAcctgtgggattacctttatttgttgcagctctcgtcagatgtaacatcgcttcaaaattggCAAGATGCAAGTTTAAGCTCTTCTCAACAGCAGCGAGTGTCACCATATTTctgttgtaaaccttaacaactgttttcaatccTACTGAATGAGATGaaggtgtgcgctgacatgacggctctaTTTTTCACTCTCtcgagtaagtgtgtgcgtaatgtataaatgtatgtgtgtCAACGTGtgtaggagtgtgtgtgtgagagggggaaTACGAGGGTggttcccacagatatttcagataatatagaaactgttgtaatgatcaagtttatctagatttGATACAGCTTAATCCTTTGTTgttagttcgaaaacgtcactttagaactagcaacagaggatgcGCCACTTtccggcattggagtaacaaggtagtgcgtgtgtgtgtgtgtgtgtgtgtgagtgagagagggggaggggtagtgcGGTGCTTTCCATTATAGCTGTGTGAGGCTGATTAAtgcaaaatacattgaaacataaaaagtttcacacaTTAAATGTAATTTCAGATAATAGAAacttgtattgatcaagtcgcaaGGGTacagctctatttgttggtcatgGCAcgagtctcagtgtgtgtgtgtgtgtgtatgcacgtgCATATGtacgtgtgtgagcgtgtgtaagtgcggggagacgagggagcttttcaaacaaaattgaaataaatttaggatattatagacattgtttgtcattcttatccaatgtacttaaccaatgtctttgttttaattggttattttgttgtggtcgcctgtagggctctttgaaataactgaaataatttggtaaAGTGATATGggaccgttatgcggtcaagacgtGGAACTACTTCATGGctgtgcatttacttgaaaaataattgcacaccttagaacgtctgtcaaccaagaatcaagcattcaacagacccatagTATAAGTTGTTTTAATTTCAATGCATTTAACATTTATAACTTAAATAAGGTAAATTCTATACTCTTACAATATTCAGCTTTTTACAACACTGAGTAATATTTGCATACACCTAATTCAATTCAACATATTCTAGTAGACATCCATCATCATAATGGCAGAGAGAAGTCTGATGATGTGTAGGTGGGACTGGGACTAGACTTCGGTCCAGGTTGGTACAGGTTAAAGGCCAACATCTCTTATGTATTCTATGTCCTTACAAAATGGGGCTCACAGTAGTCCTGCAATAAAGCCAATGCAATACAAACATCAGTAACaattcatatacagtaaatataatgtGAAGCTTTAAAATTTGCAATGCTGATTTTGGTCGCTGTGTTGAACAATTGTGCCAACAAATGCTAAGGAGTTGCATCCTTGTGAGTATCATGGATCATGTGCAATTGGCATTTACCATTTTAAACATTACTAGTTGATCATGTTGAAGAagccaatttaaaataaaaaaaataaactatattaaTGAACCTTAGAATTTACCTCAGGCCCCCTCATGGTAAACTGGTTGTGTGCAAATTAACCAAACTAGGCATTTAAATGCAAAGTTATGAAGGGGAAAGTGTTGAAAACAAAGCATTTAACGTTAGTTGGGCAAGCCActatataaaacaacaaataaatatagATTTATAGTGCTTACATTTTGCATGCTTCCACTGGAAGTCAGCTGTTACAGATACAAGTGAGTGTTAGAGATGACTCTATAGCTGACCCTAGATTTCCATAAGGAACAAGGACAGTAGGGTTTCAGAGTAGCTTAAGAGGATGGAAAAGATGGTTTAGACTTGGGAGGTGTAACTCAAAAGACACTGGAGATAGGGTAGTATCTATTTACAGAGGATTTATTGGAAAGAGCAGACACAAATACACAGTCAAAGGCAGACTAAGGTCAAAAACACAGAAGGCAGGGCATAAATAACAAGCAACAGATTGTGCACAAGTATAGTGAATCATGATTTATTTTGGGAAGATaaggacctctggtggtgagatgGTGTGGAGGTGACAGGAGGTGCATTCTCAGCCCAGAAGAATTGTGGTGCTCTTATTGGATGGTTTACAGTCTCTGATTCTCTCTCCTGTTTGTGCTGCAGGCCCCCTGCCATGGCTGACTGTAAACCTTGAAGAGTCCTGCAACTGGATTTTATACTCCAGCCGTTCTGAGAGATCCAGAAAAGTGGGGATGGGCACCCTGTGAGGATGTGCAAACTGCCAAAAACCTGATTTCAGGTTGTGTGGCAGCTCCCAAGCAGTCCAGAGACAAGAGAACCACACTGCAACTCAAAAGTGCCCTCCCTGCTTAATTGCTCCAGCATGTCAACCAGGGAACAGAACCTCTGTATCTCAGTTCTCGTTCAAGAGGAGCAGATGGACTTTGCCACTGATGTGGCATTTGGTGGCACCTCACAGAGTTATAAGAGTCCCAAAATTGAGAGTTGGTGCAACGCACCTATGGTGTATGGTGATAGGAGGAGCTCGGTCTTGTTCTGGGGATCGCTACAGGAGCTGGGCAGTGCTGAGGACTTGGAATTATTTAATGAATTTCacacttatatagcacttttctgacactacactcaaagtgctttacacagggAACAGGGGACCACCATCTATAAATATGCTTCTCCTCTAGGCGGAGGTTTATAAAGTGATCCACAGAAATGAACCCCTGCCATACAAATAGTCTCATTGCATGTGAGAGGGCATGCTATCAGTGGGAACAGATAtgttgatgaatgaggcattctAGCAGACATAGCAATCTTTTCCAGGCGACTGTCATTTTGCAGTGAAATTTGCGTATTACCAAAACAAATTATGTTCATAATTGTGTTTCAGTAGGTAAGTAGGCACCTCCCTCTTGATCGTACTGCTGTTACCTAAATAAATTACTCCTGAGAGGAGCAGTAGGAATGCAAAACTCTTCATTTGACCTTTAATTAGGCACAGAGTTATTGAGAATGTCAGCTAGAAACCAAATCTTAGCAAATGTTTTGTGTCTCTTATATCTAGTAGTTTGTTTATCCTGAATCAGCCAGATGTCTCCTGATTCTGTGTCAAAGCAAGGTCGGACAGTTACATCAAAACAACACAATTCTATCTTAGTGTAGTGAAGGACTTTTGGGCCAATCTGGAACACAACAGGTCTAAAAACCCCTTCAGCAACAATTGCGAAACCAGTGTTGAAACCCCTTCAGCAACAACTGCAAACCAGTGTTGAATATCAGGATGGACGGGACGGACCAAAATCCATTAGACATGTCAATTACTGAAAATATTTCCGCATTCTGTGGGACCGCTAAGAATATAGTACTGGGGTCAGCAACTAATGGGGTCATTTTGTATACACATTTATTTAGCTCCCGGTAATCTAATGTGAGGTGCCAGGAACCGTCCGGTTTTCTGACTGGCCAGACAGGGGAATTACAGGGAGAGGTGGTTTCTTTTAGATTACCTTGTTTAGTAAGGTCATTTACCACCTGAATAATCTGATCTTCTGTCTGTTTGTCAATTGGATATTGTCGCGTGCAGGGCGGTTATATGCCTGTGAATGTAACAGGTGGCATGCTGAGATGACCACAGTAATTTTTTTCTGCCAAAATAGGGTGATCTTTCATCTCAGTAGCTAATTCGCCCAGACTCCCCGTCGAGCTCAGCCTCAATGGCCATTGCCACCACATGTGATCACCTGACAGCAATAGTTCTCCATGCAATTCACATAACACATCTATACCTAACAGCGGTTGTAATACATCCCCTACCCACACATTGGTATGTATTTCATGCGGACCCAGCACCATATTTTCAAGCCCTGTAATGTTATACTTCCATCTGTAGCTCCACCTGCATTCAACACCTAACTAGTTAGTGGCAAATCTGGTACTAATTTTCGAGGTATTGCTGTCAATTGTGCTCTTGTGTCTACCAAAAATTCAATATCATATGCATCATTCACCCTTGCTTTTATGTAAAAGTCATCAGCTCTACGTTCAGTCTCTCCAGGGTATGGAGGACCAGCAGCTCTAATTTGACTCTGTGAGTGACAGCAGCTAACACCATCCTCTTTTGTTCTTCTGATAGCTCAGATTCTTCTGATGCAAATTGTTGGTTATAGTCATCACTGTGTCTAGCTGCATTGCGCATAATATTTGGATTGTCTACTACTTTACTGGGGTTCCCTTTACCTTGATCTATCACAGTAATCTTTGACCAATCAACTTTCCTCTTTCTCAAATCCCTAAAATACTTACTCAGAGCATTCCATCCGTCCTTCTCATTTTCTGAGGTGGTATGATCTGCTAAAAGTTTGGCCATAGCCGTTTTTAGTTTACATCGTTATACATTTATTATCATTATACCCTATGCTCATCATTTGTTTTAGCTCGGACACAGGATATAAAGGCTTACGTGGTTGCTTAAACTGAGTTTTCTTATTAAAAACCCCTTTTGGACTCTTCTTGTATGTTTGTTTAATTTCTGGACCTTTTGCCTACATTTTTATAAGATGTTATATCAACCAACATTTTTTGCTCAACTTTTAAACTCATGGCTTTTTGTATTGGCTCTACACAATGTTTGTATCTCCTCTAAGGAGAGATTAGGTCCCTTCATCCCCGGGTCTGATGCCTCTGGCGTCTCTGTCCCCTTTTTACTCATTTCGATAGAGATGAAACTAGGTAATACTGTCATCAACTCACACACGTTATGCGTCGTAGGCCGTAGACCATTCAGCGAATCCAGCTCCTCAGCACCCTAAGGATTTAGGGCTTCCAGAAAATTACGCAGTCTTTCAGTGAGAGTTCTGCCCAGATTCTCTCAGTTCACCATCTTCTATCCTGTTTGTGACGCCAAAAATGTTAGATCAGAGTGATGTTTCTCTCTTAAGCCAAAAGGAAGACAACAGGAGGCAGAGGATGAAGGGCTTAAAAAGAGTtgcttttattaaagttcaagcagGCCCCAAATCTTCATACAAAAATGAAGATGAGAAGAGAACTGATCTGCAAAACAACAGCTGTGTCTTCTACTTCCCTAACTAGGGCATGACCAAGGACACACAAAACTTGTGAGATGTGCCTGCTAATcttcaagcacacacacacacacacatacagaaacagTCAAGACAAGGTCAGTACATGAAAATCACATGAAGAAGCTAAAATCTCTCATACAATTAATAATGATTGAATTAAAATGGACTGAATTAAAACAGAATCAAATGGTTATAGAATAGTTGATTAATGATGtaataaatataacagaaataaatGCAGTACAATATAAATGAATATTCTCTTGGAGCCAGGCCAAATGAATGGTCACTGCAAATTGCATTATAAATCAGACCCTCGGATTACACACGTTACTTGCACCTTAtagtaaaaagaaaaatagaaaa is a window of Myxocyprinus asiaticus isolate MX2 ecotype Aquarium Trade chromosome 8, UBuf_Myxa_2, whole genome shotgun sequence DNA encoding:
- the LOC127444654 gene encoding zinc finger protein 70-like; its protein translation is MKLFSPPVNSLNKERRTHSLFRCSAAASFIHLCHLSVSILDDFLSFMTANQTFSLCFDKSFKYPVSGVLLSFCVEMLKMSLQVDLMCCKSVGTDLSMLDIDDLMTEISQLKKEVALLEAKLRERGDPLNGEELEKVSCQSSVCVTDGTSTECQDSVWSVRDQRSEQRSRDTQDSELSLTLLCYTDTQESVCDSNQGDQTSTESLASVCNAGEQQMLQIPLKMCSVKLLDCRNLMEMRGETTAEEQHDDHDEDDDDDIQHDDHDEDDDDDDDDVIQHDDHDEDDEDDDVIQHDDNDDDLIQHDHDEDDDDVIQHDSYDDDDDFISSDANSVSSSDGEAASTSKARHERRVHTGKEEFHCDQCGKVFFVPSLLKTHIKRHNDEKPFQCSECNKCFRTKRNLVIHGRIHTGEKPFKCPHCEKRFRHGSHLKEHCVRLHKKERLYQCTECGKTFVQLDSLKSHQKIHSEKKTYQCSHCDKQFPKNSYLVVHERTHSGEKPYLCSYCGKRFSDRRQFRVHVRVHTGVKPYNCRVCGKSFSQYAHLSKHQRTHTGERPYKCTQCDRTFARSDVLKTHQRVHTGEKPYSCSICRKEFSHLKSFNIHQKIHAKEQAALKSS